The stretch of DNA GTGCACCGTTGGTTCCAGCGCTGACGCGCGAAGGGCTCTTTGAGCAGGCCATGCGGGCCGCCGGACGCTTGGTCGAACGGCGCGGGCGTACCGCGTGTACGAATGCTTCATCGACGGCACCTTCGCCAAGGCCCGGGGCGGCGGTGATGGGATCAGCGCGGCCACCTCGGAAAAAGGCGTGAAAATCATGGTTCTGGTCGATGCTCGCGGGTTGCCGGTGGCGATCGATACCGCGCCGGCGGACGCCCACGAGAGCCGCTGCGTGCAGGCTGTTCGACTTCGTGCTGACGCGCGAGACGCCGCCGCGTGATCGGCGACAAGGCGTACGACAGCGACAAGCTCGACGAAGAGCTCGCACAGCGCGGCATGGAAATGATCGCGCCGCATCGCGGCAACCGCAAGCCGGAGAATGTGACACAGGACCGCCGGCCGCTGCAGCGCTAAGCGGCGGCGCTGGACGGTGGAGCGGACGATCTCCTGGATCCAGAACTACCGTCGGCTCTGCATCCGTTGGGAGAAGTCGAGCTGCCTGTTCAGCGGCTTCTTGCATATGACCTGTACGCTTCTCTTGCTTTCAGAGGTTTTGAGATAGCCTCCTGTGTCAGTTGTATGGGTTAGAAGTAGGATTCATTTGGGACGGTATAGATACTTGGGTCAGATTGGCTCCCCCGCAGTGAACACAGCAGGGCCTTGAACGATATGACATACGTCGGGATCTGATCCGCTTCCACCACACACCCGCGCTCGGTTCGAACAGCGCAACCCCCAGTGCATCCGCTGGCGCCACCCTCAGATCCGGCCGCAGTATGAGAAAATCACTCTACCACACACTTGCAGCATATGTACTTGGATTCCATGCGAAGTGTAAGTACCTGGCGTCACGGACGCCCAGCAAGCTCTTGAAGTGGCTGGTTGTCCATGCGCAGTGGGCTTACCATGCGGTACGGCCGGTGTGATTCAAGCCGCTGACTCCGCGCCAGGCAATCCGTACACCGAAGCCCGTGCATGATGTGAGCAGGACGCCCCATGACCCTTCGTGTCTGCAGACTGCCGCTTCCATCCCGCGAGCACCTCGGCAATGCGAACATCCTGCGGACGCAGCCGATCGACGCCGCCGCCTGGGTATGGCATCCGGAGGTGCTTGACCACGAGCAGGTCTTCCTGCTCTTCCAGCGGCGGTTCGCGTCCGGCGGTGAGCCGCTTGTGCTGCATGTCAGCGCCGATGAACGCTACATACTGCTGCTCGATGGTGAGCGCATCGGCCGCGGCCCGGATCGCGGCGACATGGACCACTGGCACTACGCCTCATACCGCATCGAGCTCGGACCCGGCGCGCATACACTCGAGGCGTGGTGCTGGCGTCTGCTTGGTGCAGCGCCGCTCGCGCAAATCTCGTGGCACGGCGGCTTCATCTTGGCGGCTGAGGACCCCTACGACGCCGCACTGACAACCGGCAAGGCATCTTGGAAGGTTACACGCCTGAAATGCCACCGGCCGATCAAGGGGGATAACACGGACTGTTTCGGCGTCGGCGCCGCGCTGGAGTGGGACGCCCGCGCGCACCCATGGCCCAACAACGTGGATTGCGCATCGTTCGTCGATGCGGCTGTCGCCCGCGAGCCAGTGCAGGACAAGCCCTGGGGTGTCGCCACGCTCGGCTGGCGTTTGCTACCGTCGATGCTGCCCGATCAACTCGACCGCCTCGTACATACCGGCCAGGTGGTGGCCGGCGGTGCCGGCACGCTCAACCGTGACGACCCTCTGCCAGCGGAGGCCCTCCACTGGGAACACCTACCGGCATGGCAGGGAGCGATCGACGGTACGTGTCCTGTGACGGTACCGCCGCACACGCGGTGGTATGTGGTCTGGGATCTCGGACAGTACTACTGCGCCTACCCGCGCCTTGACGTGGTTGGCGGCCTGGGTACCCGGATGACCTGGGGCTGGTGCGAAGCGCCCTATGAGCTGGATCACCGGACCAAGGGCGATCGTAACGCGATTGTCGGTAAGCGCTTCGTGTGCTTCACCGACCGTTTCATCACAGACGGAGGTGCACGCCGCTTTACTTCGCACTGGTGGCGCGCGGGGCGCTACTGCGTTATCCATGTCGAAACGGCCGACGCGCCGCTCACCATCACCGCGCTGGCATTCGATGAGACGCGCTATCCGCTGGAGATGACCAGCCGTATCGAGACGCCCGACCCCGACCTGCCTGCTGTGATCAACCTCTGCATCCGCGGTCTTCAGATGTGCAGCCACGAGACTTACGTCGACTGTCCGTACTATGAGCAGCTCATGTATGTGGGCGATACACGGCTCGAACTGCTCACCAGTTATGTGAGCGCCGCTGACGACCGGCTCGCGCGGCAGTGCCTGCGGTTGTTTGACGGGTCGCGCGTAAACTGGGGATTTGTCAATGAGCGCTACCCCTGCCGCGAGCTGCAGCATAGTTGCACGTATGCACTACTCTGGGCGCTGGCGCTGCGCGACTACGCCTGGTGGCGTAACAACCCCGACTTCGTTCGCGCCCGCATGATCGGCCTGCGATGCATGTTGGAGCACTTCGAGCCGTACCTCAACAAGGACGGCCTGCTCGAAGCGCTGCCCGGCTGGTCCTTCGTCGACTGGGTGCCCGAATGGGACCTGGGCTGTGCACCCCAGGGGCAGCACGGCGTCTCGTCGCTGAACAACCTGCATTATGTGCTCGCGCTCCGGGCGGCCGCCGACCTCGAACGAACCATGGGCGAGCCGCTACTGGCACAGCGTCTCACCCAGCGCGCCCGACGTGTGGGCCACGCCGTCGTTGCACACTTCTGGCACCGCGGCCGGGGACTGATCGCCAACGAACCGACCCGCGAAACCTTCAGCGAACATGCCCAGGCGCTCGCCCTGCTAGCCGGCATCGTCACGGGCACACGGGCGCAGCGCGTGCTCAAGGGCCTGCTCGAAGCCCCCGATCTACACCGCGCCAGCTACTACTTCAGTTTCTACATCTTCGAGGCCCTGCGTGCTACCGGCCACGGCGCGCGCGTGCTGGCACACTTCGACTGCTGGAAGGAAATGGTCGCTGCGGGTTGCAGGACACCACTCGAGACGTACGAGCCCAGCCGCAGTGATTGCCACGCCTGGTCCAGCCAGCCGTTGTTCCACCTCTACGCGACCGTGGCCGGCATCCGCCCGGCCGCGTTCGGCTTCCAGATCGTACGCATCGAGCCGAACCTCGGTGATTGGCCCCGCATTGCTGGCACCATGCCACATCCCCATGGTGAGATCGCATTCGAACTTGACACCCCCGGCCGGCGTGCGTTGCTGAGTTTGCCTGCTGCCATTACGGGCACGCTCGCGTGGCAGGGGCGCGAGATTGCGCTGCATTCGGGCGTCCAGGAGCTTCGCCTGTAACACGCCGCAACGCCACCCGGAACCCATCACACTCCCTCCCCCGGCCCGCCGGCGTTGCGCAGGTTGACAATGCGGTGCACATGGTCCGTTGGGGGCGGTTGCGGGAAGCGACACTATAATAGCCCAGACCCAAGCCCGTATTGGCGCAGCCGGAGGTTTGAATGCTGAGATTGACCGCTCCCATGATGCCCCTCGCGACGCTGGCCACAGGTTGCCTTCTTCTCACCGGCTGCTCTCTCCCGCTGCCGTGGCCGGAGAGTCCGCTCTACGAGACCCCCGCCGACGATCCGAACTGGGTTGCTCCGGCCACCCGGGAAGCGGCCGTCGCCGCCATGGCGGGACGCTATGCTCACTACAGCATCGTCGCCTACGATGGCAGAACGCCGAACGGCCCGCTGGCCACGTTCATCGTCACGTATGGCTTCACGGACCTGGTCATCGAAGGTGAAGAGCTGGTCGCGTACGATACCTTCTGTAAAGCCAAGTACATCTCGAATCAGCCCTTCGACACGATCTTCTCGGACACGGCCACACAGGCCATTCGCCCGCCCGGAGCCGTCGTCGACGTATACCAGGAGGATGGCGTGTGGAAGCTCAACCGGCCGGCGACGCCGACGCTCATCGGGATAGGCGGCGACCCGAACCTGCCGCTCTCCATGGATCGAAACGATCCACGGATCAGCGATGACGATAGCGACGGGAAGCCGGGCGTGACCGTGGTCGTGAAGCTGTTCGGTCTCATCGAAGGCGAGATTTACATCGCTCGCCGCGAAATATTCGCGAACGAGTTGACACTTTTCTCCGATGGCAGTTTGCGGGGCAGCGTCATCGACGATTCGGAGCAGCTCGTGATTGGGGCCTCGCTCGCGATTCTGGACACGCCCAACAACCCGCCGCAGCGGCGCGATCCCGGCCTGAATCCGATCATCTTGATACCGGTCTCCAATGACCTTGGAACGTGCGAAGAACTCATGACCATTCAGAATTCGCTTTTTCCTCCCGAACCCGGATTCCAGCGACCCTCTCGGAACCTGCCGTCCCCGGCTGGAAACTGATCACACGGCGTCATCTGCTTTTCTCATTCCGATCAGCGCAGTGGACCGCATCCGACGCGCAGCGCGGTCTCAGGAGTGACCCACCGTGGACTTGTCGGCGGTGGCGCGAGTGGGGACGAAGGAGTCTGCCTACGGGGTCCAGGTGTGCTGGTTGGGAGTAGTGGATCAGACGGGTGTGGGGTGGGGAGCGTCGCGCTGTGCCGACCTCCACGGTTTGATTGGTGGCCGGCGACTATCCCATGGAACCGGGATGGTGGATCGTGAGGAAAGGCCGGTCGTTTCCTGCTTGGTGTTATTCCGCCAGCACATCCGCCGTGAACGAGTCCAGCCGCCCCCGAATTTCCCAGATCCGCAGCTTGTGCTCGCCGCGGCAGCCCAGCAACGCGCTCAGCTCCGGATTCAGCTCGGCCAGCTCCTCGTCCGTGATCGCAATCGGCTCGTGCCGCAGTTTCACCTGCTCCATCGGCAGTCCCGCGAACTTCGTCAGCATCCGCGGCGTCAGCACGAGTAGCTCGACCGACGTTTCGCCCGCGTCCGTTCGTGAGATTCGCATCGGGTAGTACAGTGCTGGCGTCTTGAAGCGATACTGAATTGCCTCGTTCGTCTTCACGTCCGTCCCCAACTCGACGACGTCGAAAACGAACCACGCGTATCCGTCCTTGAGATATTCGCCGATCGCCTGCTGCAGCGGCTCGGGAATCTTCGGATTCTCGACCCCCGCCTTGCGCAGGTACGCGCTTACCCATTCCACAAATCCGTCCGCGTCGTTCACCTTCACGACGCGGATGTCGTGCTGCCCGATCCGCTCCGCGAACGTGACCTCTCCGGCCGGCTTGGGCAGCAGCGCCGTTTGCGACCGCCAAGCGTCGGCCGCCAACCGCTCCCGTTCCGCCAGTTTGCGATTGATCAGTTCCGTCGCCTTGCCGAAGACCTCGATATCCCCCTTGCCAACCTTCGGCTCACTCGGCAGCGGCAGCACCTCCAGCACCTTGGTCGGTTCCGAGGCGCGCAGATCGGTCGTCAGCAGCAGGATTTCTTCCTCCCCGTTCCACGCAATCAATGCCCGCTGTGTCGGCTCGAAGATTTGCACGTACGGCTTGAACGGCGCTGAACCGCGGTCGGCTTGGGCCGCCAGCGTGCCCAGGAGCGCGCCGCAGATGGCCACGGCCCGAATGCAATTCACTCGTCTCATTGCACTGCCTCCGTTCTGGTCGCCCGCATATTCGACGCCTGACCCTACGCACAGGTTCCCCCCCGGCCCCGGCGAACCGCGCCTCGGCCTGCAGCACGCGTGGCGCCCGCGAGTGCTTTGATCCGTCCCCAAGATCGTCAACCTTAACAGGACCGCATGGCCGCCGAAGACCGCAAGTTGTCCGCGGCCGAGCAAGCCCACGAAGAAGCGATGCGCAAAGGCCTCGGCGCCGCCCTCAAGCAGCGTCAGGATCTCGTGCCGGCAATCGTCGACGCCGCCGGTGCGGGCCACGAACGCCCGTGTGCCGTCAGAGTCGAGCGCGAAGACGCGCTCCGCGTCCCCGAGTACCGGGATGTTCGGGTTGTGCGTCACAAACACCAGCTGCCGACTGACCTTGGCCGCGCAGAGGCTCCCGACGACGTGCTCGAAGATGAACCGATTGTCGAGGTTGTCCTCCGGCTGGTCGATCAACAGCGGGTTGGCGCTGTCGAGCAGCAGAATCGGCAGCACCGCGGTGCACTTCTGGCCGGTCGAGAGGGCCGGCGACGGCTTGTACTCGCCGTTGTCGTTGAGCTCGATCGTCGGCATGTCCCCAAGATCGACGCACTCGAGCTGGAACAGCGTCTCGCTCCCGCCGAGCGCATCGAGCACCTTGCGGGCCTGGTCGGAACTCAGCTCGGCTTCCTCGACCAGCGGTCGCGGATCGCCTGCCCGCACAGCCGCTGCCAGCCTATCGGGCCAGAAGGCCTGCACGAGCTTGGGGACGACGGTATTGGTCCGCACGTGGGCGTTTCGCAACGCGACGGTCAGCAGATCCGCATACTGCTGCACGTCGCCGGACTGGCGCACTCCGACCCGGATGCGGCCCGCGAGCTGCGTCGTGATTGCCTCTGCCACACCCCGCCGGATGGCGAACCGCCGGTCGCGCAGCGTGGCCAGTTGCTGCAACAGGGCCTGGCGCTGGTCGACGAGCATGACGATTTCATCGTCATTAACCGCGACTTCACGGTGCTGATCCAGCCGTCGGTACCGGTGCCCGACGGGTATGGCGCCTTCTGGGCGTTCCGACCCGACCATCGTCCCGTGGTCGATATCACGCTCGGCGTTCCGCTCGCGGACGGTGGCACGGCAGAGATCCTCGGCTACCTGGCACTTCCGAGGCTGATGGTTCCCGAACGTTGGGTGCGATTGTCCGCCAGCAGCGACGCGCGCATCGCGCTGCACGGCCACAACGGCCTTGAGCTGATCCGCGAGCTGCTGCGATAGAAGGGAGCAGTGCATGAACGGGCTTGAGATTCGCGGAATGAAGGAACGCGACTACCGCATGATCCCGGTCAGTCAGATCAACGTCGTCAACTCCCGGCAGCGGGAGCGGACGCAGTTCCTCGAAAACGTCCGGAGCATCAACGATGTCGGCTTGTACAAGCCGATTCTCGTGAACAGCCGCAACCTCGGAACGACCGGCCTGTACGACCTGATCTGTGGCGAGGGGCGTCTGCTGGCGCACATCGAGCTGGGCCGGACCCACATCGCGGCCGACGTGTGGGACATCGATGAGCGTCAAGCCCACCTGATGACGCTCGGCGAGAACATCGCGCGTACGCCGCCGCAGACGATCGAGTTCGCCCGCGCTCAAGGAGATGCGCGACCACGGCATGAGCTGGCGGGAGCTCTCGGCGATCACCGGCAAGACCCAGGAGTACGTGCAGAACTACGTGCGCCTGGTGGAGCAGGGCGAGGAGCGGCTGATCAAGGGCGTCGAAGACGGCGTCTTCTCGCTCAACTTCGCGATGTCCGTGGCGCAGAGCAACAACCGTTCGATCCAGCACCTGCTGATGGATGCGTTCGACAGCGGCATCGTGACGACTACCAACCTGCCACGCGTGCGGCGGATCATCGAGGACCGCCTGGAGAAGGGGAAGGCGCTCGGGTCACGCAAAGCCGCATCGCCTTATACGGTCGACAAGCTCAAGCGCGACATCCGCAAGATCACCCGCGAGAAGGAGGCGTTCGTGTACGAAGCCGGGCAGCGCGAAAACCGCCTCATGCGCATCCTGGACGCAATGCAGCGGCTGCGCCAAGACGCCGCGTTCGCGGCACTCCTCAAGGGTGCCGGCCTCGTCGATGGCCCCCAGTTGAAGGGTGAGTACGCCGTGTAACCACGTGTTCGAAGGAGGTTCCCATGTCACGCCCAGAACGGGCCAACGTCAAAGGCGTTGACGTACCGATCGTGAAGCTGACGCCGCTCCGTAAGCGGACGGTCAGCAAGAAGAACTACGCGAAGTTGCTGGCCAACATTAAGGCTGTCGGGCTGATCGAGCCACTCTGCGTCTGCCAGGAGGGCGAGCAGTACTTCATCCTGGACGGCTATCTGCGGTACACCGCGCTGCTCGAACTCGGCGTCGAGGCCGTGCCCTGTCTCGTCCTGAGCGGCCGCGATCTCTATACGCCGAACCGGCAGGTGAACCACCTTTCTCCACGCGAGGAGGTGCGGATGCTCCGCAAGGCGCTGGAGAAGCTCGATGAGGCGACGATCGCGCAGGCTTTCGGCGTCGAGTCGCTCAAGGGCCGGCTGAGCACATCGCTCTACCGCGAGCTGCACCCGTTCGTGGTCGGTGAGATGGACTCGGGGCGCCTCCTGCAGTCGGTGGCGCGCGAGCTCACATACGTCGCGCCGAAGCGGCAGGTCGAGATCGTCAAGCTGATGCAGGAGACGAAGGACACGAGCCTGGCGTTCGCCAAAGCCCAGATCCTGTCCACACCACCGGCCCTGCGATCGAAGAAGCGCCGTCGCACCAACCCGTGGCAACGGGGCGACAGCACGAAGCGCGACCTCGCCCGCAAACTGGCGGAGGTCGAGAAGCACTACGACTTCTACAGCGCGCTCCGCCGATGATCACGCCGCTGGAGCAGAAGTTGCTGCGGACGGCGCTCGAGCGGGAACGGCCGGTCGCTTATCGGCTGGACATTGATGCCCGGGCAGCCACGATCTACGCGTCGGCCGACGACCGCAAGTGCTTCCTTGAGAGCCTCGACGCTGAGTTTGCGGAGGGATTCGCAGACGCACTCTCCAAAGCTCTATCGCAGCGGTACCCGCCAGAGCTTGTGCAGATGTTCCGCGATCGCCAGAAGCAACGTGGCCAGCGACGCGTCCAGTACTACCCGCTCCTTCGCTTCCTCCTCGTGGATCGACGTCACCGGCGATTCGCGGTCGAGCGTGTGTGTTTCAGCGGCGAGAGCAGTTGGCTCCGCCTGGAGGTGCTGCCGCTCGGGCCCGCGCTCGCCAAGTACCTGCCGCACCTCGGCCGAGACAGCTTCTTCGACCTGCTGTGAGGCCTCGACATGGCGCGCCCTCGTCCGCGGCGTCGGTCACCACAATGCGCCGCTCGGTCGCGGGCCCGACCGGCAACGCCAACAGAAACATGTGCAAGCCGAGGATCACACAGCGAGCCGCGCACGGCCGCCGAGGTAGTCCGCGCCATCCTCCGAATGGAACTGGAGGGGAGGTCGCTCAAATCACGTGACGTGCGAGTGAATCAACCCCTTCTGTTCACGGTTGCTCACCGGCACTTCCGTCGTTGGGGGGACGCGCTTCGAGCGGCCGGGATCGACTCTGAGGCGGTCGCCAACCGCCGCAAGTGGACCGTCGACCGCATCCTCCGCACGATCCGGGCTCTCCACCGCCAGGGCGTGGCCCTCAACTACTCGTCGGCCATCCAGACCGACTACGGCGCCGTGCAGAAAGCCGCAAAGCTCCTCGGGTCCTGGGACAACGCCCTTCGCGCGGCCGGGTTTGATCCCGCGAAGGTTCGGCTGGCCCGTGTGGACAGAAGTCTCGGTCGTCGAGGGGATCCTGCTACGGCAGCAAGCTGGAAAGCCGCTCTACTGCGCAGCGGCAGCGCACGATGCGTCGCGCCTGTACGACGCCGCCCGGCGGCTGTTCGGAAAATGGGAGCACGCACTTGAAGCGGCCGGTGTCGATCCGGCGGCCGTTCGGCGGCGGTGTCCGCCCTGGACGCCGGACTCGGTGCTCGCGGAGTTGCGGAGAAGGAGGAATGCGCTGCACGGCGGCGTTGACGCATTTGCGCGACCACGGCTTGCGCGGCCGGTCCGCGCTGGCGTCGCCGAGGATCATCTCGTCACGGAGCATTCGCAGCTTGTTCGGACCGAAGTCGGCGGCCGGTGTGCTGCCGTAGTACTTTCGCAGAACGCCGAAGACCATCTTCAGGACGTTGATGTGTTCCGGGCAGTAGTAGCTCTCCCCCCAGCGCCGGTACTCGACGAGCAGCTCGTCAATCGTCATCGCCGCAGGCCCGGCGGCCGGTGGGGCATCCCCCGGCACCAGGGGCCAGCACCGGCCGCGCGCCTCCCACTCGGCGATCAGCCGGTGGTACAGCTCGCGGCTCTCGGGCGTGCCATACTCGCCGAGCCAGAAATCGCGGGCCCGGCCGGTGGCGGAGTCGCGGAGCGTGACAACCGCGCGGTCGCGATCCGGGCGGTACCGATAGGCGGGGGGCTTGGTTTTTCGGTGTTTTTTGGTCGACATCGCGGCGCCTCCAACGCTTAGCGCGGTCAGTGACCGCGCTAACTTGCGTCTTAGGCCGCGCTGCCGACTCTCGGCAGGTCCCCACAACTATCGGGGGCGGCGTGGTTTACGAAAAATGGAGCCGATGAGATTCGAACTCACGACCTCTTGCATGCCATGCAAGCGCTCTCCCAACTGAGCTACGGCCCCATCTTCACTTGTCCTGAACTCAAGGCAGTGGTCAGGGGCGGATTTGAACCGCCGACACACGGATTTTCAGTCCGTTGCTCTACCAACTGAGCTACCTGACCGTGTCGATCACGACGCCCTTGGGCTCTGTTGTAACAGCGGGCGGCGGTGCTACGCGGCAGATCGTCCAAACTACGGGCGTCTTGGGGGTCCGTCAAGGGGGTATCGGCGAGTGTGACCCTGGCGCGGCCAAGGTGTTCTGGCGGGTACGCGGGATTCCGCCGCCGGCGCTCAAACTGTGCCACCGCAACGACGAAACCGGCCTCAGGAGCCCTCCGGGTCGCGGGGTTGCACGCCGCTTGGCCGGGAGCGCTCGGGCACAGCGCCTGTGGCACGCGCCCGCAGCGGCGTGGGCGATCTGCTCGCCAGCCAAAGCCCCAATTCGAACAGCAGAATCATGGCCGCCGCCAGCAGAAGGTGGCTGAGCAGGTCGGCCGGTGCCAGGATCCCGGCAATGACCACGACCAGCAGGATGACGAACTTGCGGTAAGCGCGAAATGCGGCCACCGGCACGATGCCGGTCCGCGCCAGAAACAGCACAACCAGCGGCATCTGAAACGCCGCACCGAAAGCGATCATCAGCACAAGGACAAACGTGAGGTACTCGCCGATGCGGAAGTGCGTCGTGACCAGCGCGCGACGGTCATCCCGCGTGAGGGGTGTGGAGTAGACCCCGTCCGGCTGGTGCACCTTCAGCCGATGTTCCGCCTGGTTCACCCAGACCGCGCCGACCGGCGGGTCCACCGGGTCGCGAACCAACAGCGGTACCGCGGCCGGACCCTCCCCGTGTGGCTGTGTGCTGGCGGCTTCGGGCCGTGACATACCAAGCACCGCGGCCTCAAACGCCGTCGGGTTGGCACTGGGCAGGGGCAGCCACCCGCTGAAACCAATCAGGAAGTTCAGACTCAGCAGCAGCACGAAGAAATACATGAACGCAACGCCGGCTGCAAACAGACCGATGCTGGCGGGAAACAGCTTGTAGACCCAGCGGCGCTCGTGGGGATAGAGCCCCGCCGCAACGAATGACCAGACCTGGTACAGGATATAAGGAGCCGCAAAGAGCAGGCCGAAGATGATCACAACCTTGGCGTAGACCAACAGGGCCTCGGCCGGCCCGGTCTGCAGGAAGGTCTCCGGCTGCCCGTGGTGCCGCAGGGCGAGCACCATCGGACGGCTGATCAGCTCGAGCAGGAATTTGGCGGGCCAGATACAGAGCAAGCAGGCAACGAGCAGGGCCACGAGACTGCGCACGAGCGCACCACGAAGTTCGTCGAGGTGTTCGCCAAGCGTCATGCGCACCTCGTCGGGATCCTGCCGGGGACGAGCTTCGGACTTCGCCATACGGCGATGATACCCGGGTCGTGGGCTGACCGGCGAGTTAGCACAGTCGTTCAACGAACGATTGGATGACGACGCGGAGTCCGGCCGCCAACCGAAATTGTGCTTGCCCGAGGGAAGCACATCTCCTAGACTGGGGGGCGTGTTCGGGTTGTGCTCAGGTCGGGGCGGCTGAAAGACTTCCGCGCGAAGTTTTCTGCCGCGCGGCCCGGGCGCCATTTCATCCAGCGTGCGGCCGGCCGGTATCGGAGCCATGGCCGGGTCATCAAGTCGACGAGAGGTGTCAGATGCGCAAGCAATTCATGGCGGCATTGTTGGCGGCGGGCGTCTGCGGCGCGCTCACCGCGCAGGCATCCACGTTTACATTCCAAGGGCAGGTGCGGCAGGCGGGCCTGCCGATCAATGGCACGGCGGACTTTCAATTCCGGCTTTACACGGCGGCGGAGGGCGGTTCACAGATCGGCCTGACGCTGACCCGCAC from Phycisphaerales bacterium encodes:
- a CDS encoding alpha-L-rhamnosidase, with amino-acid sequence MTLRVCRLPLPSREHLGNANILRTQPIDAAAWVWHPEVLDHEQVFLLFQRRFASGGEPLVLHVSADERYILLLDGERIGRGPDRGDMDHWHYASYRIELGPGAHTLEAWCWRLLGAAPLAQISWHGGFILAAEDPYDAALTTGKASWKVTRLKCHRPIKGDNTDCFGVGAALEWDARAHPWPNNVDCASFVDAAVAREPVQDKPWGVATLGWRLLPSMLPDQLDRLVHTGQVVAGGAGTLNRDDPLPAEALHWEHLPAWQGAIDGTCPVTVPPHTRWYVVWDLGQYYCAYPRLDVVGGLGTRMTWGWCEAPYELDHRTKGDRNAIVGKRFVCFTDRFITDGGARRFTSHWWRAGRYCVIHVETADAPLTITALAFDETRYPLEMTSRIETPDPDLPAVINLCIRGLQMCSHETYVDCPYYEQLMYVGDTRLELLTSYVSAADDRLARQCLRLFDGSRVNWGFVNERYPCRELQHSCTYALLWALALRDYAWWRNNPDFVRARMIGLRCMLEHFEPYLNKDGLLEALPGWSFVDWVPEWDLGCAPQGQHGVSSLNNLHYVLALRAAADLERTMGEPLLAQRLTQRARRVGHAVVAHFWHRGRGLIANEPTRETFSEHAQALALLAGIVTGTRAQRVLKGLLEAPDLHRASYYFSFYIFEALRATGHGARVLAHFDCWKEMVAAGCRTPLETYEPSRSDCHAWSSQPLFHLYATVAGIRPAAFGFQIVRIEPNLGDWPRIAGTMPHPHGEIAFELDTPGRRALLSLPAAITGTLAWQGREIALHSGVQELRL
- a CDS encoding ParB N-terminal domain-containing protein, with amino-acid sequence MNGLEIRGMKERDYRMIPVSQINVVNSRQRERTQFLENVRSINDVGLYKPILVNSRNLGTTGLYDLICGEGRLLAHIELGRTHIAADVWDIDERQAHLMTLGENIARTPPQTIEFARAQGDARPRHELAGALGDHRQDPGVRAELRAPGGAGRGAADQGRRRRRLLAQLRDVRGAEQQPFDPAPADGCVRQRHRDDYQPATRAADHRGPPGEGEGARVTQSRIALYGRQAQARHPQDHPREGGVRVRSRAARKPPHAHPGRNAAAAPRRRVRGTPQGCRPRRWPPVEG
- a CDS encoding DUF2330 domain-containing protein, which encodes MLVDQRQALLQQLATLRDRRFAIRRGVAEAITTQLAGRIRVGVRQSGDVQQYADLLTVALRNAHVRTNTVVPKLVQAFWPDRLAAAVRAGDPRPLVEEAELSSDQARKVLDALGGSETLFQLECVDLGDMPTIELNDNGEYKPSPALSTGQKCTAVLPILLLDSANPLLIDQPEDNLDNRFIFEHVVGSLCAAKVSRQLVFVTHNPNIPVLGDAERVFALDSDGTRAFVARTGGVDDCRHEILTLLEGGAEAFAHRFFVGLLGRGQLAVFGGHAVLLRLTILGTDQSTRGRHACCRPRRGSPGPGGNLCVGSGVEYAGDQNGGSAMRRVNCIRAVAICGALLGTLAAQADRGSAPFKPYVQIFEPTQRALIAWNGEEEILLLTTDLRASEPTKVLEVLPLPSEPKVGKGDIEVFGKATELINRKLAERERLAADAWRSQTALLPKPAGEVTFAERIGQHDIRVVKVNDADGFVEWVSAYLRKAGVENPKIPEPLQQAIGEYLKDGYAWFVFDVVELGTDVKTNEAIQYRFKTPALYYPMRISRTDAGETSVELLVLTPRMLTKFAGLPMEQVKLRHEPIAITDEELAELNPELSALLGCRGEHKLRIWEIRGRLDSFTADVLAE
- a CDS encoding ParB N-terminal domain-containing protein → MSRPERANVKGVDVPIVKLTPLRKRTVSKKNYAKLLANIKAVGLIEPLCVCQEGEQYFILDGYLRYTALLELGVEAVPCLVLSGRDLYTPNRQVNHLSPREEVRMLRKALEKLDEATIAQAFGVESLKGRLSTSLYRELHPFVVGEMDSGRLLQSVARELTYVAPKRQVEIVKLMQETKDTSLAFAKAQILSTPPALRSKKRRRTNPWQRGDSTKRDLARKLAEVEKHYDFYSALRR
- a CDS encoding twin-arginine translocase subunit TatC — translated: MAKSEARPRQDPDEVRMTLGEHLDELRGALVRSLVALLVACLLCIWPAKFLLELISRPMVLALRHHGQPETFLQTGPAEALLVYAKVVIIFGLLFAAPYILYQVWSFVAAGLYPHERRWVYKLFPASIGLFAAGVAFMYFFVLLLSLNFLIGFSGWLPLPSANPTAFEAAVLGMSRPEAASTQPHGEGPAAVPLLVRDPVDPPVGAVWVNQAEHRLKVHQPDGVYSTPLTRDDRRALVTTHFRIGEYLTFVLVLMIAFGAAFQMPLVVLFLARTGIVPVAAFRAYRKFVILLVVVIAGILAPADLLSHLLLAAAMILLFELGLWLASRSPTPLRARATGAVPERSRPSGVQPRDPEGS
- a CDS encoding transposase, whose amino-acid sequence is MYECFIDGTFAKARGGGDGISAATSEKGVKIMVLVDARGLPVAIDTAPADAHESRCVQAVRLRADARDAAA